The following proteins come from a genomic window of Mammaliicoccus sp. Marseille-Q6498:
- a CDS encoding DUF2538 family protein, with the protein MVERKTYEKYEQINAMFDGLENQILHSGDLAHLRKNLYFVNHEHRENYEALLLYYNQANQDPITDGACYINGIPEIFNAINIFDSPLPFSWVYTETGLTDEMNSLSVNFQYLVAAALETSQIQIFTPSGYAMGMTNWNIHQLRLFWQYTAIVRRQAL; encoded by the coding sequence ATGGTTGAACGTAAAACATATGAAAAGTATGAACAAATCAATGCAATGTTTGATGGTTTAGAAAATCAAATTCTTCATTCTGGTGATTTAGCGCACTTAAGAAAAAATTTATACTTTGTTAATCATGAGCACCGTGAAAATTACGAAGCCTTATTACTGTATTACAATCAAGCAAATCAAGATCCTATCACTGATGGTGCTTGCTATATAAATGGAATACCTGAAATATTTAACGCTATAAATATTTTTGATAGCCCTCTTCCATTTTCATGGGTATATACAGAAACAGGTTTAACTGACGAGATGAACTCATTGAGTGTTAATTTTCAGTACTTAGTTGCTGCTGCATTAGAGACAAGTCAGATTCAAATTTTCACACCTAGTGGATATGCGATGGGTATGACAAATTGGAATATTCATCAATTAAGATTGTTTTGGCAATATACTGCTATTGTGAGAAGACAAGCACTATAA
- a CDS encoding GNAT family N-acetyltransferase — MIKIVETEKEKQDAFAIRKKVFVEEQGVSIEAEIDEFEEVSKHIILYHEQEPAAVGRYRTYKNRFAKVERVAVLKPFRSYGYGKDIMNFINSNAKTDGYKGTVLNAQSHAKSFYEKLGFVAEGEEFLEENIPHYFMKLEF; from the coding sequence ATGATTAAAATTGTTGAAACTGAAAAAGAAAAGCAAGATGCTTTTGCTATAAGAAAAAAAGTATTTGTAGAAGAACAAGGCGTTTCTATAGAAGCTGAAATAGATGAATTCGAGGAAGTTTCAAAACATATCATTTTATATCATGAACAAGAACCAGCTGCTGTTGGTAGATATCGAACATATAAAAATAGATTCGCTAAAGTTGAGAGAGTTGCAGTATTAAAACCATTTAGAAGTTATGGATATGGAAAAGACATTATGAACTTTATCAACTCAAATGCAAAAACTGATGGCTACAAAGGTACTGTATTAAATGCTCAGTCTCATGCTAAATCATTTTATGAAAAATTAGGTTTCGTTGCAGAGGGAGAAGAATTTCTTGAAGAAAACATCCCCCACTACTTTATGAAATTAGAATTTTAA
- a CDS encoding glucosaminidase domain-containing protein, translating to MDKKFYYKTPALVAMTLAGTTIVSHQAHAEQTTNNEDSNIIEQHDNAKQIKKEQKELKSQSLNVSGSKEYKDPSIIDEPNANQNVNKEVANVQPADNSTTDKTAVTNKENTSSEDTVAQDNTNGQPADNSTTDKTAVTNKENTASEDTVAQDNTNVQPTENSTTDKTDVANKENTASQDTVAQDNTNVQPTENSTTDKTDVTNKENTASQDTAAQDNTNVQPTDNSTTDKTAVTNKENTASQDTVAQDNTNVQPAENSASDQTKTNNLENKTNEATEAQPEVRTSLFRAARNVPTTYKATVTSKVNSQIRNNKYTVPKYVEDYSSHIPKIPYRKGVGKPEGVIAHETANPYSTIHNEVAYMKNNYENAFVHAFVDDKNIIEVAPTDYIAWGAGAQANPRFIHVELVRVYGGDRFARSINNYADYISTNLAYYGLPFDNADNDGSGTLWSHGAVSKYLGGTDHNDPYDWFAQNNYSFNELVDLVREKYQYKMGALTTPTQPSKPVVTKPTKPVVTKPTTPVTKPKPTTPTTTTPAKTVGVNYVGKVNTNVSGVYSTVYDKNTKSAANKAGKTFKIGKQSTYNNQVFYLLQDNKGTPLGWVKASDVQLQSTATPKPTKPAVTKPKPTTPVSKPKPVVTKPSTPEVKPKPTTSPVKTVNVNYVGKVNTNVSGVYSTVYDKNSKSAANKAGKTFKIGKQSTYNNQVFYLLQDNKGTPLGWVKASDVQLQSTATPKPTKPAVTKPKPTTPVSKPKPVVTKPSTPEVKPKPTTSPVKTVNVNYVGKVNTNVSGVYSTVYDKNSKSAANKAGKTFKIAKQATYNNQVFYLLQDNKGTSLGWVKSNDVQLQSTATPKPTTSPVKTVNVNYVGKVNTNVSGVYSTVYDKNSKSAANKAGKTFKIAKQATYNNQVFYLLQDNKGTPLGWVKSNDVQLQSTAAPKPVKGTANTVKVNLAGKLNKTITGVYTSVYDKKTVPATYTTGKTYKIGKQSTYNNQVFYLLQDNNAIPLGWVKANDIQLQNSNNTNTASKPTTVKPSKTDAIKVSDVNNKPIDLKESYTNYLIFDGKGYFYSQPTVSKDTLLGSLQNYQNAYFKVISSKKVGNTTWYKGILNGKTVWIDSKYLQLAEVSTNITKSPYTLDQAVNKQMALRNGSEPKKVLSTGIRNATRAEVKDAMDTSKYANDPVQKYQFLDLNKSQNIAVSKLNNLLRGKGILENQGEAFSQAAKAVGINEIYLISHALLETGNGTSQLAKGGAIDSKGNVNLNSKTKYYNMFGVGATDNNALYGGINYAQLSGWNSPAKAILGGAQFISKNYIKAGQNTLYKMRFNPQNPGTHQYATGIDFAKSSALRISDFYQQIQTDGQYFDVDQYK from the coding sequence ATGGATAAAAAATTCTATTATAAAACACCAGCACTTGTTGCAATGACTTTAGCCGGTACAACGATTGTTTCACATCAAGCTCATGCTGAGCAAACGACAAACAATGAAGATTCAAATATCATTGAACAACATGACAATGCCAAACAAATCAAAAAGGAACAAAAAGAATTAAAAAGCCAATCTTTAAACGTTTCAGGTAGTAAAGAATATAAAGACCCATCTATTATTGATGAGCCAAATGCAAATCAAAATGTTAACAAAGAAGTTGCTAACGTCCAACCTGCTGATAACAGTACGACTGACAAGACTGCTGTTACTAACAAAGAGAACACTTCTTCAGAAGATACGGTCGCTCAAGATAATACGAACGGTCAACCTGCTGATAACAGTACGACTGACAAGACTGCTGTTACTAACAAAGAAAATACTGCTTCAGAAGATACGGTTGCTCAAGACAATACGAACGTTCAACCTACTGAAAATAGTACAACTGACAAGACGGATGTAGCTAACAAAGAGAACACTGCTTCTCAAGACACGGTCGCTCAAGACAATACAAACGTTCAACCTACTGAAAACAGTACAACTGACAAGACGGATGTGACTAACAAAGAGAACACTGCTTCTCAAGATACAGCCGCTCAAGATAATACAAACGTTCAACCTACTGATAACAGTACAACTGACAAGACTGCTGTGACTAACAAAGAGAATACTGCTTCTCAAGATACGGTCGCTCAAGACAATACGAACGTTCAACCTGCTGAAAACAGTGCGAGTGATCAAACTAAAACTAATAACTTAGAAAATAAAACAAATGAAGCTACTGAAGCTCAACCTGAAGTTAGAACATCTCTATTCAGAGCAGCAAGAAATGTTCCTACAACTTATAAAGCTACAGTAACTTCAAAAGTTAACAGCCAAATTCGCAATAATAAATATACCGTTCCTAAATATGTAGAAGATTATTCTAGTCATATTCCAAAAATTCCTTATCGCAAAGGTGTTGGTAAGCCTGAAGGTGTTATTGCTCATGAAACTGCTAACCCATATTCAACAATTCATAATGAAGTAGCTTATATGAAAAATAACTACGAGAATGCTTTCGTTCATGCTTTTGTAGATGATAAAAACATCATAGAAGTAGCACCTACAGACTATATTGCTTGGGGTGCGGGTGCTCAAGCCAACCCTAGATTTATTCATGTAGAATTGGTTCGTGTATATGGCGGCGATAGATTTGCACGTTCAATAAATAACTATGCTGATTATATTTCAACTAACTTAGCGTATTATGGTTTACCTTTTGATAATGCTGACAATGATGGTTCTGGTACTTTATGGTCTCATGGAGCTGTTTCAAAATATTTAGGTGGAACAGACCATAACGATCCATATGATTGGTTTGCTCAAAACAATTATTCTTTCAATGAACTTGTCGATTTAGTTCGTGAAAAATATCAATATAAAATGGGTGCTTTAACAACACCTACTCAACCAAGTAAACCAGTTGTTACTAAACCAACTAAACCTGTAGTAACTAAGCCTACTACACCAGTAACAAAGCCTAAACCAACAACGCCTACAACTACTACACCAGCTAAAACAGTTGGCGTAAATTATGTAGGTAAAGTAAATACGAATGTTTCTGGTGTTTACAGTACTGTTTATGATAAAAATACAAAATCTGCTGCTAATAAAGCGGGTAAAACGTTTAAAATAGGTAAACAATCTACTTATAACAATCAAGTATTTTATTTATTACAAGATAATAAAGGAACACCATTAGGTTGGGTTAAAGCAAGTGATGTTCAATTACAATCAACTGCTACACCTAAACCTACTAAACCAGCAGTAACGAAACCTAAACCTACTACTCCGGTATCTAAACCTAAGCCAGTAGTGACTAAACCTTCTACACCAGAGGTTAAGCCAAAACCTACTACTAGTCCTGTTAAAACAGTTAATGTTAATTACGTAGGTAAAGTAAATACGAACGTTTCTGGTGTTTACAGTACTGTTTATGATAAAAATTCTAAATCTGCTGCTAATAAAGCGGGTAAAACGTTTAAAATAGGTAAACAATCTACTTATAACAATCAAGTATTTTATTTATTACAAGATAATAAAGGAACACCATTAGGTTGGGTTAAAGCAAGTGATGTTCAATTACAATCAACTGCTACACCTAAACCTACTAAACCAGCAGTAACGAAACCTAAACCTACTACTCCGGTATCTAAACCTAAGCCAGTAGTGACTAAACCTTCTACACCAGAGGTTAAGCCAAAACCTACTACTAGTCCTGTTAAAACAGTTAATGTTAATTACGTAGGTAAAGTAAATACGAACGTTTCTGGTGTTTACAGTACTGTTTATGATAAAAATTCTAAATCTGCTGCTAATAAAGCAGGCAAAACGTTTAAAATTGCTAAACAAGCTACTTACAACAATCAAGTATTTTATTTATTACAAGACAACAAAGGTACATCTTTAGGTTGGGTGAAATCAAACGATGTTCAATTACAATCTACTGCTACACCTAAACCTACTACTAGTCCTGTTAAAACAGTTAATGTTAATTACGTAGGTAAAGTAAATACGAACGTTTCTGGTGTTTACAGTACTGTTTATGATAAAAATTCTAAATCTGCTGCTAATAAAGCAGGTAAAACATTTAAAATTGCTAAACAAGCTACTTATAACAATCAAGTATTTTATTTATTACAAGACAACAAAGGTACGCCTTTAGGTTGGGTTAAATCAAACGATGTTCAATTACAATCTACTGCTGCACCTAAACCTGTTAAAGGTACTGCAAATACAGTTAAAGTAAACTTAGCTGGTAAATTAAATAAAACTATTACGGGCGTTTATACATCTGTATATGATAAAAAGACAGTACCAGCGACTTATACAACTGGTAAAACGTATAAAATTGGTAAGCAATCAACTTACAACAATCAAGTATTTTATTTATTACAAGATAACAATGCCATCCCTCTTGGTTGGGTTAAGGCAAATGATATCCAATTACAAAATTCAAATAATACAAATACAGCTAGTAAACCTACTACTGTTAAACCATCTAAAACTGATGCAATAAAAGTAAGCGATGTTAACAATAAACCTATTGATTTGAAAGAATCATATACAAATTATTTAATTTTTGATGGTAAAGGCTATTTCTATAGTCAACCTACTGTTTCTAAAGACACATTACTAGGTTCACTACAAAATTATCAAAATGCATATTTCAAAGTTATTTCATCTAAAAAAGTTGGCAATACAACATGGTATAAAGGTATACTTAACGGAAAAACTGTATGGATCGATTCAAAATATTTACAACTTGCAGAAGTTTCAACAAATATTACGAAAAGTCCTTACACACTTGATCAAGCTGTAAATAAACAAATGGCTTTAAGAAACGGTTCTGAACCTAAAAAAGTTTTATCAACTGGTATTAGAAATGCTACTAGAGCTGAAGTTAAAGATGCAATGGATACGAGCAAATACGCAAACGATCCAGTTCAAAAATATCAATTTTTAGATTTAAATAAATCTCAAAATATCGCTGTATCTAAACTAAACAATTTACTTCGTGGTAAAGGCATTTTAGAAAACCAAGGTGAAGCTTTTAGCCAAGCTGCAAAAGCGGTTGGTATTAATGAAATCTACTTAATTTCACATGCTTTATTAGAAACAGGAAATGGTACAAGCCAGTTAGCTAAAGGTGGCGCTATAGATTCTAAAGGAAATGTGAATTTAAATTCAAAAACAAAATACTATAATATGTTTGGTGTCGGCGCTACAGATAATAATGCTTTATACGGTGGTATTAACTACGCGCAACTATCTGGATGGAACTCACCTGCTAAAGCAATTTTAGGCGGTGCTCAGTTCATATCTAAAAATTATATTAAAGCAGGACAAAATACTTTATACAAAATGCGTTTCAATCCACAAAATCCTGGTACTCATCAATATGCAACGGGTATCGATTTTGCTAAATCAAGCGCGTTACGTATTAGTGACTTCTACCAACAAATTCAAACTGATGGTCAATATTTCGATGTTGATCAATATAAATAA
- a CDS encoding acyltransferase family protein, with amino-acid sequence MTKEKERDHYFDNARFILIVLVVFGHLTRSYINDNHIMKALYMFIYSFHMPAFVLISGFFAKGVGRPGYIKKITIKLLIPYLIFQVFYGLYYYYIDRDDKLNINPFDPQWAMWFLVSLFSWHIILHFVRNFNPYITFTCAIIIGLLAGYFDMINAKLSLSRTFVFFPIFLLGYYINKEQSFVLRNKKYLWLSGLSLIVIFIAYYVTDYNFEWLFGSKPYSEIDGDVNVYSAFKRFIIYIVIFVSTLSFMNFIPERKLPLTYIGSRTMFIYLLHGLFVGLFRSKEWDKLLLNQPYVWVAIILITITIVYFFSSDLVKHYANPVVNLKKPPKKNK; translated from the coding sequence ATGACAAAAGAAAAAGAAAGAGACCATTATTTTGATAATGCCAGGTTTATCCTTATTGTATTGGTCGTATTTGGACATTTAACTAGGTCATATATCAATGATAATCACATTATGAAAGCTCTATATATGTTTATCTACAGCTTCCATATGCCAGCTTTTGTATTGATTTCAGGATTTTTCGCAAAAGGTGTAGGTAGACCAGGATATATTAAAAAAATTACAATAAAATTATTAATTCCATATCTTATTTTCCAAGTCTTCTATGGTTTATATTATTACTATATAGATCGTGACGATAAATTGAATATTAATCCTTTTGATCCTCAATGGGCAATGTGGTTCTTAGTCAGTTTATTCTCATGGCACATTATTTTACATTTTGTAAGAAACTTTAATCCTTACATAACTTTCACTTGTGCCATCATCATTGGCTTGTTAGCAGGATACTTTGATATGATTAATGCTAAGCTTAGTCTCTCAAGAACATTTGTATTCTTCCCAATATTTTTATTAGGCTATTATATAAATAAAGAACAATCGTTTGTATTAAGAAATAAAAAATATTTATGGTTATCAGGTCTTAGTTTAATCGTTATCTTTATAGCATATTACGTAACAGATTATAATTTTGAATGGTTGTTCGGTAGTAAACCATACTCTGAAATTGACGGAGATGTAAATGTTTATAGTGCATTTAAACGATTCATTATATATATTGTTATTTTCGTATCTACATTGAGTTTCATGAACTTTATTCCAGAACGTAAGCTTCCACTTACTTATATTGGTTCAAGAACAATGTTTATCTATTTATTACATGGATTATTTGTAGGTCTATTCCGTTCAAAAGAATGGGATAAACTATTACTTAACCAACCGTATGTATGGGTCGCTATCATACTTATTACAATTACTATCGTTTACTTCTTTAGTAGTGATCTCGTTAAACATTACGCTAATCCAGTTGTAAACCTTAAAAAACCACCAAAAAAGAATAAATAA
- a CDS encoding aminotransferase class I/II-fold pyridoxal phosphate-dependent enzyme, with the protein MQLPLNKFASQLQVSGIRAISNRIPEIDDVINLTVGQPDFHVPDRVKEAMKDAIDQNRTSYSHNAGLIQLREAVKAYYENRFNAYFNTNEILITNGASEALDTALRGILEQGDEVLIPSPVYAGYVPLIELLGAKPVYIDTTHTGLKITPDLVKEHITDKTKAILLNYPNNPTGITLDKSEVEALVDVFKEYPIYVVTDEIYAENTFQQSHTSFASYDSIKEQCILLGGLSKSHSMTGLRIGFLLGPEYVMKQLTFVHAYNCICANVPSQYAAIEALTHSIDSPKEMNKAYIERRDYVYDRLINMGFKLSEKPKGAFYIFPQISQFGMDDYEFCIKALEDYHVAVVPGSAFTHIGKGYIRISYAYDIEALKEGLNRLEKMIQDLF; encoded by the coding sequence ATGCAATTACCATTAAATAAATTTGCATCTCAACTTCAAGTATCTGGTATTAGAGCTATTTCTAATCGTATACCCGAAATTGATGATGTTATAAACTTAACAGTCGGTCAACCTGACTTTCATGTTCCTGACCGTGTGAAAGAAGCTATGAAAGATGCGATAGATCAAAATCGTACATCTTATTCTCATAATGCTGGTTTAATTCAATTAAGAGAAGCTGTTAAAGCTTATTATGAAAATCGATTCAATGCATACTTTAATACAAATGAAATACTCATAACAAATGGGGCCAGTGAGGCGTTAGATACGGCCCTTAGAGGCATTTTGGAACAAGGAGACGAAGTACTCATTCCATCGCCCGTATACGCAGGCTATGTGCCTTTAATCGAACTTCTAGGTGCGAAACCTGTTTATATTGATACAACTCATACTGGTTTGAAAATAACACCAGATTTAGTTAAAGAACATATAACAGATAAAACAAAAGCTATTTTACTGAATTATCCTAATAACCCTACCGGCATAACTTTAGATAAATCAGAAGTAGAAGCACTTGTTGATGTATTTAAGGAATATCCTATTTACGTTGTTACGGATGAGATTTATGCTGAAAATACATTCCAGCAATCACACACTTCATTTGCTTCATATGATTCTATTAAAGAGCAATGTATTTTATTAGGTGGTTTAAGTAAATCACATTCTATGACGGGCCTACGTATAGGCTTTTTATTAGGTCCAGAATATGTCATGAAACAATTAACTTTCGTTCATGCATATAATTGTATTTGTGCAAATGTGCCGAGTCAGTACGCAGCTATTGAAGCACTCACACATTCTATTGATTCACCAAAAGAAATGAATAAAGCTTATATTGAACGTCGTGACTATGTATATGATCGATTAATCAATATGGGATTTAAATTGTCTGAAAAGCCAAAAGGTGCTTTTTATATTTTTCCTCAAATTTCACAGTTCGGGATGGATGACTATGAATTTTGTATAAAAGCTTTAGAAGACTATCATGTCGCAGTTGTGCCTGGTTCTGCTTTTACACATATCGGTAAAGGTTATATTAGAATCTCATACGCATATGATATAGAAGCTTTAAAAGAAGGATTAAACAGATTGGAAAAAATGATTCAAGATTTATTTTAA
- a CDS encoding M20/M25/M40 family metallo-hydrolase → MRLLWQTSKDKENLLKDLVKHDSITHSEGEKSFPYFLKDQYLKLDYFKSKTEQVILQPTGDGRHAVLAYYKAPKSKKTLVCISHFDTVGIDDFSEYKAFAFDMDEITQIFKQDDKYLTRHAIEDLQTGDYLFGRGSMDMKPGLMIHMSILEKAISESWDINIIVVSVPDEEVESRGMHKAVEKLNQIRKEDGLEIALHLNSEPTFSQAENDSNHYIYSGTIGKIMPSVLCYGKETHVGQPLNGISSNYIQSFINQALEYSSTFKEYYKEEVTPLPVSLMSRDIKQHYDVQTPFRTVALYNIFLFNKNAEQIFTQFNDVVREAVQTCEETYQHILKEEGFSKKVKINVITYKELKDMAIQEFGETHVDLVIKQIINQIPDERAQSIEITDRFMHMLKGLGPTVVTFFAPPYYPAAHSSDDAFIDEIVKTVSQTSLDKYNRTSKRQYFFNGISDLSYVNYRPDDNGFETYINHTPVFNKTYTIPFNDIKEISAPVINIGPIGKDAHQVTERINVKSAFEEIPYIIEQVIKTHLL, encoded by the coding sequence ATGCGTTTATTGTGGCAAACATCTAAAGATAAAGAAAATTTACTTAAAGATTTAGTAAAACACGATTCAATTACACATTCAGAAGGAGAAAAATCATTTCCTTACTTTTTAAAAGATCAATATTTAAAATTAGATTACTTTAAATCTAAAACTGAGCAAGTCATATTGCAGCCGACTGGGGATGGTCGACATGCAGTGCTTGCTTATTATAAAGCGCCAAAATCTAAAAAAACTTTAGTATGTATAAGTCATTTTGATACAGTTGGCATTGATGATTTTAGTGAATATAAAGCATTCGCTTTTGACATGGATGAAATCACTCAAATATTTAAACAAGATGATAAATATTTAACACGTCATGCTATAGAAGATCTTCAAACAGGAGATTACTTGTTTGGACGTGGATCTATGGATATGAAACCTGGATTGATGATTCATATGTCTATACTTGAAAAAGCGATTTCTGAATCTTGGGATATCAATATTATCGTCGTTTCCGTTCCAGATGAAGAAGTTGAATCACGTGGCATGCATAAAGCAGTAGAAAAGTTAAATCAAATCCGTAAAGAAGATGGTTTAGAAATTGCATTACATTTAAACAGCGAACCTACTTTTTCGCAAGCAGAAAATGATTCTAACCATTATATTTACTCTGGTACAATAGGAAAAATTATGCCTTCTGTACTTTGTTACGGTAAAGAAACACATGTTGGCCAACCATTGAATGGTATAAGTTCAAACTATATCCAAAGTTTCATTAATCAAGCACTAGAATACAGTTCGACCTTTAAAGAATACTATAAAGAAGAAGTGACACCACTACCTGTTTCACTAATGAGTAGAGATATTAAACAACATTATGATGTTCAAACACCATTTAGAACGGTCGCTTTATATAATATATTTTTATTCAATAAAAACGCCGAGCAAATCTTCACTCAATTCAATGATGTAGTTAGAGAAGCTGTACAAACTTGCGAAGAGACATATCAACACATTTTAAAAGAAGAAGGCTTTTCTAAAAAAGTAAAAATAAATGTTATAACATATAAAGAACTAAAAGATATGGCAATACAAGAATTTGGCGAAACACACGTTGACCTTGTTATTAAACAAATTATAAACCAAATTCCAGATGAAAGAGCACAATCAATTGAGATAACCGACCGCTTCATGCATATGTTAAAAGGACTCGGACCAACAGTTGTGACATTCTTTGCACCACCCTATTATCCAGCAGCACATTCGTCCGATGATGCTTTTATCGATGAAATTGTAAAAACTGTTAGCCAAACATCTTTAGACAAATATAATAGAACATCTAAAAGACAATACTTTTTCAACGGCATTAGTGATTTAAGTTACGTAAACTACAGACCAGATGACAATGGCTTTGAAACTTACATAAACCATACGCCTGTGTTTAATAAAACATATACAATACCATTTAATGATATAAAAGAAATTAGCGCACCAGTCATTAATATTGGTCCAATCGGTAAAGACGCACATCAAGTTACCGAACGTATTAATGTAAAAAGCGCATTTGAAGAAATACCTTATATTATTGAACAAGTCATTAAAACACATTTATTGTAG
- the menB gene encoding 1,4-dihydroxy-2-naphthoyl-CoA synthase, translating into MMSRQWETIKEYKEIKYEYFEGIAKITINRPEVRNAFTPLTVSEMIDAFSRARDDQRIGSIILTGEGDLAFCSGGDQSIRGHGGYVGEDQIPRLNVLDLQRLIRVIPKPVVAMVRGYAIGGGHVLHIVCDLTIAAENARFGQTGPKVGSFDAGYGSGYLARIVGHKKAREIWFLCRQYDAQEAIDMGLVNTVVPLDKIEDETVQWCKEMMQHSPTALRFLKAAMNADTDGLAGLQQFAGDATLLYYTSDEAKEGRDAFKEKRQPDFDQFPKFP; encoded by the coding sequence ATTATGTCAAGACAATGGGAAACAATAAAAGAATATAAAGAAATAAAGTATGAATACTTTGAAGGTATTGCTAAAATTACGATTAATAGACCAGAGGTACGTAATGCATTTACACCTTTAACAGTTTCAGAAATGATAGATGCATTTTCAAGAGCAAGAGATGATCAAAGAATTGGTTCAATTATATTAACAGGTGAAGGTGACTTAGCATTCTGTTCAGGCGGAGACCAATCTATCCGTGGACATGGTGGTTATGTTGGCGAAGACCAAATACCAAGATTGAACGTATTAGACTTACAAAGACTTATCCGTGTTATTCCTAAACCAGTAGTTGCAATGGTAAGAGGTTATGCTATCGGTGGTGGACATGTACTACATATCGTATGTGATCTTACAATTGCAGCAGAAAATGCTCGTTTCGGACAAACTGGACCTAAAGTAGGTTCATTTGACGCAGGTTACGGTTCAGGTTATTTAGCAAGAATTGTCGGTCATAAAAAAGCGAGAGAAATCTGGTTCTTATGTCGTCAATACGATGCACAAGAAGCAATTGATATGGGACTTGTAAACACAGTAGTGCCTTTAGATAAAATTGAAGACGAAACAGTACAATGGTGTAAAGAAATGATGCAACATTCACCAACTGCTTTACGTTTCTTAAAAGCAGCAATGAATGCTGATACAGACGGACTTGCAGGATTACAACAATTCGCAGGCGACGCTACATTATTATATTACACTTCAGACGAAGCAAAAGAAGGTAGAGACGCATTTAAAGAAAAACGTCAACCAGACTTCGATCAATTTCCTAAGTTTCCATAA
- the menH gene encoding 2-succinyl-6-hydroxy-2,4-cyclohexadiene-1-carboxylate synthase, whose protein sequence is MLTHYVNDIDPKKPTLILLHGFISDHTTFHLVEDELNNQALNVIKVDLPGHGQDNTKHDIEWNMTFIAEQIKALIDYYELKNVYLHGYSMGGRVALSFAVHYPNVLNGLILESASPGIEDPTEQENRKNVDIERADYIQQVGIEQFVEEWSQLPLFNSQANLKSDERNRIKNMRLSQSPIGLSKALTDYGTGSQPSYWHKLEHLTIPVCIIVGEQDEKFINIGNKMKQSIKKSKFHVINNAGHTIHVEQPSKFDTIIIEFILGGKLCQDNGKQ, encoded by the coding sequence ATGTTAACACATTACGTTAATGACATTGATCCTAAAAAGCCAACGCTCATATTACTTCACGGCTTTATAAGTGATCATACAACTTTTCATTTAGTAGAAGATGAGTTAAACAATCAAGCATTGAATGTTATAAAAGTCGATTTACCAGGTCATGGACAAGATAATACGAAGCACGATATAGAATGGAATATGACTTTTATTGCTGAACAAATAAAAGCATTAATCGATTATTATGAATTGAAAAATGTTTATTTGCACGGTTATTCAATGGGCGGAAGAGTAGCTTTAAGTTTTGCGGTACACTATCCAAACGTGTTGAATGGACTTATATTAGAAAGCGCAAGCCCAGGTATAGAAGATCCAACAGAGCAGGAAAATAGAAAAAACGTCGATATAGAAAGAGCAGACTATATTCAGCAAGTTGGTATTGAACAATTTGTTGAAGAATGGTCACAATTACCTTTATTTAATAGCCAAGCAAATTTGAAGTCTGATGAAAGAAATCGAATTAAAAATATGAGACTATCACAAAGTCCAATTGGTTTAAGTAAAGCATTAACGGACTATGGAACAGGTAGTCAACCATCTTATTGGCATAAATTAGAACATCTAACTATTCCAGTGTGTATCATCGTTGGTGAGCAAGATGAGAAATTTATTAATATAGGAAATAAAATGAAGCAAAGCATTAAAAAGAGTAAATTTCATGTTATTAATAATGCAGGACACACAATTCATGTGGAACAACCATCAAAATTTGATACAATAATAATAGAATTTATTTTAGGAGGCAAATTATGTCAAGACAATGGGAAACAATAA